From Microplitis mediator isolate UGA2020A chromosome 11, iyMicMedi2.1, whole genome shotgun sequence, one genomic window encodes:
- the LOC130677734 gene encoding uncharacterized protein LOC130677734: MGASTEYPSLKSLNDFLVSRARAQERVEQASKPPRSSGKPASYSAAAVSNSHSSDTKSPATNSSAALKKPPKKVFPPAQYPYDLCKGDHFIVRCTQFLGLTNAQRTQVVVDKRLCENCLGHHLPDACNSPFLCKISRRCLDRFWSTNVINHFNKYSGSTNKAKSLHINSPRSPTGPAPYLAVRALLQLVEDEGHRFSLAIVSLTHGRYVDDIFGGADDLNSLQQVADKLEALCKAGGFPLAKWASNHPKLQQLYHVEAIKNHKFEDSDSSTKILGMYWSSHSNQFYFTYSPPFSTQKFTKRIILSEIAQIFDPLGFLAPLIIRAKIFMQELWLKKLSWDTPLAANHQYKWRNFKNELKLISEIQIPRWIHSSTCSTTEIHGFSDASQLAMAAAVFIKVHTPAHGVRVTLLCSKTKAAPLKRLTIPRLELTAAHMLAKLIKHCQSTLNLTQSPTYLWTDSTITLTWIKSHPARWKEFVRNRVSHIQDLLPDGHWNFIPGTQNPADCATRGLTPTQLRDHQLWWTGPPWLLKSSSSWPKCPSIDDTGAQAEERPGLVLFSSNSSLKSNWPIIERPIPLLRMSRATAICFRLRDMIKKSPNSSLKTPITSDEVISALNFCIKETQPIHFSNEINMHSKHAPWPNSHPFARLVAFIDTDGIIRVGGRLENYPNQDQSKHPAILPRNVALTKLIISDAHQRTMHGDTQLTLAFIRQKYWIIGGRQLVRSIILKCIKCARHRADRAQQLMGQLPVSRVTPSPAFTHTGVDYAGPITLKNWRHRGAKTYKGWICVFVCLSTSAVHLEVVSDYSSSGFIAALRRFISRRGICTALYSDCGTTFKGAETDLNRLFTQ; encoded by the exons ATGGGTGCTTCCACTGAATACCCATCACTCAAATCGCTCAATGACTTTTTAGTCAGTCGTGCTCGTGCTCAAGAACGGGTGGAACAGGCATCAAAACCACCACGCTCATCTGGTAAACCAGCGTCATactctgctgctgctgtttcCAACTCGCACTCATCGGACACTAAATCTCCAGCCACGAACTCATCTGCTGCACTCAAGAAGCCTCCCAAGAAGGTATTCCCTCCTGCACAATATCCCTATGATTTGTGCAAAGGAGATCACTTTATTGTGAGATGCACTCAATTCTTGGGACTCACTAATGCTCAACGCACTCAAGTCGTTGTTGACAAGCGGCTTTGCGAGAATTGTTTGGGGCATCATCTACCGGATGCTTGCAACTCGCCATTCCTGTGTAAG ATATCACGAAGATGTTTAGACAGATTTTGGTCGACGAACGTGATCAATCACTTCAACAAATACTCTGGTTCAACCAACAAGGCCAAATCACTCCATATAAACTCACCACGGTCACCTACGGGACCAGCTCCATATTTGGCCGTTCGTGCTCTACTTCAATTGGTTGAAGACGAAGGACATCGATTTTCTCTTGCAATCGTTTCACTCACTCACGGAAGATACgttgacgatatctttggTGGAGCTGATGACTTGAACTCATTACAACAAGTTGCTGATAAACTTGAAGCACTCTGCAAGGCGGGCGGATTCCCTCTTGCTAAATGGGCAAGCAATCATCCAAAATTACAACAACTCTATCATGTGGAAGCGATCAAGAATCACAAATTCGAGGATTCAGACTCCAGCACCAAGATTCTGGGCATGTACTGGTCCTCACACTCAAATCAGTTTTATTTCACGTACTCACCACCATTCtcaactcaaaaatttacaaaaaggaTCATTCTATCAGAGATTGCTCAAATCTTTGATCCTCTTGGATTTCTCGCACCACTCATCATTCGAGCCAAGATATTCATGCAGGAGCTTTGGCTCAAAAAGCTCAGCTGGGACACTCCATTGGCAGCCAATCACCAGTATAAATGGAGAAACTTCAAAAATGAACTCAAACTTATCTCTGAAATTCAAATTCCAAGATGGATCCACTCATCCACGTGCTCAACCACCGAAATCCATGGATTCTCGGACGCCTCTCAATTGGCAATGGCAGCTGCCGTGTTCATCAAAGTCCACACACCTGCTCATGGAGTCAGAGTTACGCTGCTCTGCTCTAAAACCAAGGCAGCTCCGTTAAAACGACTAACGATACCAAGGTTAGAACTCACCGCAGCTCACATGTTGGCAAAACTCATAAAACACTGCCAGAGCACTCTAAATCTTACTCAATCGCCAACATACTTGTGGACGGACTCAACAATCACTCTCACGTGGATTAAATCTCATCCGGCTCGCTGGAAGGAGTTTGTTCGGAATAGGGTGTCACATATCCAAGATCTACTTCCAGATGGCCACTGGAATTTCATTCCGGGCACACAAAATCCAGCAGACTGCGCAACACGAGGGTTGACACCTACTCAACTCCGTGATCATCAACTATGGTGGACTGGCCCACCATGGTTGCTCAAGAGTTCATCGTCCTGGCCTAAATGTCCATCAATCGATGATACAGGAGCTCAAGCAGAAGAACGGCCTGGACTGGTCCTATTCTCATCAAACTCATCACTGAAATCAAATTGGCCTATTATAGAACGGCCAATACCACTCCTACGCATGTCACGAGCTACTGCAATCTGCTTTAGACTCCGTGACATGATCAAGAAATCACCAAACTCATCACTCAAGACTCCAATTACTTCTGACGAAGTAATTTCTGCACTCAACTTCTGTATCAAAGAAACTCAACCCATTCATTTTTCAAACGAGATTAACATGCACTCCAAACACGCACCATGGCCTAATAGTCATCCATTTGCTCGATTGGTTGCATTCATTGACACCGACGGCATCATTCGAGTAGGTGGACGGTTGGAAAATTATCCAAATCAAGACCAAAGTAAGCATCCTGCTATTCTACCACGGAATGTGGCACTCACTAAACTTATCATCTCTGATGCTCATCAGCGTACCATGCATGGTGATACTCAACTTACTCTTGCATTCATACGACAAAAGTATTGGATCATTGGCGGTAGACAACTAGTACGCTCAATTATACTCAAATGTATAAAATGCGCACGACATCGTGCTGATAGAGCTCAACAACTCATGGGTCAGCTACCAGTATCACGAGTCACTCCATCACCTGCATTCACTCACACTGGAGTTGACTATGCTGGTCCAATAACACTCAAAAATTGGAGACACAGAGGAGCAAAAACATACAAAGGCTGGATTTGTGTTTTTGTCTGCCTTTCTACATCAGCAGTACATCTAGAGGTAGTCAGCGACTACAGCTCTAGTGGGTTCATCGCAGCACTCCGCAGATTTATCAGCCGACGAGGCATCTGCACAGCACTCTACAGCGATTGCGGAACGACGTTCAAGGGCGCTGAAACTGATCTCAACCGTCTGTTCACTCAATGA
- the LOC130677735 gene encoding uncharacterized protein LOC130677735 has protein sequence MEVPECMHEMIEKISAGEPIGLGGKMKRNGKIIETVTRWREGLKAGSDSICALKKSLYGLRQAGVEWHRKLVDRINVLGFNAVPQDKCLLVNRKGECMMYIAIYVDDILLASDNDAWIGEIKKALSKSFETQDLGPVKNCIGIEFERDEKSRVFLRQRQYTRAVFKRFGMDECKPIDTPIKAKSNLVKPERASESEMNKYPYQSLIGALLCLAITTRPDIMYAVNYLSQFNTNYNVEHWKAAKRVLRYLKGTIDYGLRFEQTGLALIAVVDANWGGDSTDRKSYTGYGFILAGSVISWEARKQKTVALSSTEAEYMAVAEATKEALYLKGLLVSLG, from the coding sequence ATGGAAGTGCCCGAGTGTATGCATGAGATGATCGAAAAGATAAGTGCGGGTGAGCCCATCGGTTTAGGCGGGAAAATGAAACGCAACGGGAAAATAATAGAAACCGTAACGCGCTGGAGAGAGGGCTTGAAAGCGGGAAGTGACAGTATATGTGCTCTGAAAAAGTCGTTGTATGGGTTGCGCCAAGCCGGGGTTGAGTGGCATCGAAAATTAGTAGATAGAATAAATGTATTAGGTTTTAATGCAGTACCACAAGACAAATGTCTGCTTGTGAACCGGAAAGGTGAATGTATGATGTATATAGCAATATACGTAGATGATATCTTATTAGCTAGTGACAACGATGCCTGGATAGGTGAAATAAAGAAAGCGTTGTCAAAGTCATTCGAGACTCAAGATCTTGGACcagttaaaaattgtataggTATCGAGTTTGAGCGGGACGAAAAGTCACGTGTGTTCTTGAGACAAAGACAGTATACCAGGGCCGTATTTAAACGTTTTGGGATGGATGAGTGTAAACCGATAGACACACCCATTAAGGCTAAAAGTAATTTAGTAAAACCAGAACGTGCGAGTGAATcagaaatgaataaatatccGTACCAGAGTTTAATCGGAGCGTTGTTGTGTCTTGCGATAACTACTAGGCCAGATATAATGTACgcggtaaattatttaagtcaaTTCAATACCAATTACAATGTCGAGCATTGGAAAGCCGCGAAAAGGGTTTTGAGGTATTTGAAGGGTACGATAGATTACGGGTTGAGATTTGAGCAAACCGGGCTAGCTCTAATTGCTGTTGTAGATGCTAACTGGGGAGGGGACTCAACGGATCGTAAGTCGTATACGGGGTATGGATTTATTCTGGCGGGATCTGTAATTAGTTGGGAAGCGCGTAAACAAAAGACGGTGGCGCTCTCAAGTACAGAGGCAGAGTATATGGCGGTAGCGGAGGCTACTAAAGAGGCCCTATACTTGAAAGGCCTGTTGGTTAGTTTAGGTTGA
- the LOC130677736 gene encoding uncharacterized protein LOC130677736: MPYAELKATLIACYSKSEEAKLHQLLDGEAIGDRSPSQFLRHLKSLVLTIDDAVLKARWLANLLKKTQELLAIFPSIATIDRLTKTADKLYEMFPVIHTAAVASSSFSQETIELQKRVSELSRQVAALTTAFNQNRGRSPGRIQNKRPRSESMPRKLDKTGFCCYHTKFGKTAYKCTPGCNFSET; this comes from the coding sequence ATGCCATACGCTGAGTTAAAAGCCACGCTCATCGCGTGTTACTCAAAGTCAGAAGAAGCTAAACTGCATCAGCTTCTAGATGGCGAAGCGATTGGTGATCGATCACCTTCACAGTTCCTCCGCCATCTTAAATCGCTCGTGCTGACCATTGATGACGCGGTTTTGAAAGCAAGATGGCTGGCAAACTTGTTAAAGAAGACACAAGAGCTTCTAGCTATTTTTCCATCAATAGCTACCATCGACCGGTTAACCAAAACAGCTGACAAGCTATATGAGATGTTTCCAGTGATTCACACTGCTGCGGTTGCTTCATCATCATTTTCACAGGAGACGATCGAGCTGCAGAAACGAGTGAGTGAACTATCTCGACAGGTAGCAGCACTGACGACAGCTTTTAACCAAAACCGCGGCAGATCACCAGGACGAATACAAAATAAACGCCCTCGAAGCGAATCGATGCCACGCAAGCTTGACAAAACAGGCTTCTGTTGTTATCACACGAAGTTTGGTAAAACCGCGTACAAATGTACGCCAGGCTGCAATTTTTCGGAAACGTGA